Genomic window (Castor canadensis chromosome X, mCasCan1.hap1v2, whole genome shotgun sequence):
tgtacacatgtacgtaaatgcaaaaacgaaacctgttgaaattattccagggaggaatggggaggggataaaggacattggtggagtgggtgaattcaactgtgatatatttgatacattgtaagaacttttgtaagtgccacaatgtacccccacccagcacaacaataaaaaaaagaagtactcaTTGAGGAAAATGAATTAGGTGCATGGTAGGAGTTAGCTTAGAATAACTGAAAGTAGGAAGAGTAATCCAAATGCGAAACAGAATAAAATCTTGGCTGCAAGATGGAAAATAATTGGTTCTAGAAACCCTTTAAAGCAGTGTGGTATATCTAGGGAAGAATTTGTGTGGAAAACATGAGTTCCATGGGATGATGCTAGAAAAGTAAGAAGGGATCAGATATGTAGAACCCTGTAAGTCATGAGGACAATTCTGGTCTTTCTCTGAAAGATATTGAGGAGGCACAGGATCTTAACAGGAATAACTAAATAAGATTTGTATTTCAGAAAAAATACTCTAGCTACAGAACAAAAAGTTGATAAAGGTTTCTCATGGTAGAAGAAAGATCAGTTAAAATACTTTAGCAATGGTACAGTAGAGAGGTAATAGTGGTCTCACTGAAAAACATGGCATTGTGGACAGAAAGCAGTAGATGGTTTGAGAAAAAATTAGAAGGTCCAGTTGATGAGATTGGTTGAATAGtatgagagagagggaaaagttAAAGATgactttctgtttttagttttggcaACTTGGTGGATGGTGATACCAATCAATAAAATATGGGGAAACAAGTAGAGGGTGAGGCTTAAAATGGGTGGAGACCATAAGTTTAGTTTTGAGTATGACAAATTTTATGATTCTACAAGATATCTAAGTGGTGAAATATAGTAGACAATTAGATACACTGGTCAGGAACTTTGCATTAAATCTGGGCTAGCGATATAAATGTTATCATGCCTTTGGTTACCATAGCTATGTGGTTACTGAGGACAATTAAATAACTCTTTTTTCACTTTAATAgatgttttcacttttaaaatactaCCTCTAATACCTATCCCTCCCCAAAAAGTAGTATTCCATGGCTTTTGgcccatttattattttattataataagaatataaattattctACAATAAAAAGCTATAGAATAGCAAGATTAAAATGTGGCAGACAGAAGGATCTTAGTAATTATCATTACATTAAAAAGTTAATATATGGTAAATACATTACACTGTAAGATAGTTCTTTGGTACTCACCTGATCAAATATAGCTCTTTATTCCATGGGTAGATATTTAAGACTGGCCCAACCCCAATCATGTGGTTGTGACATTCTCcagtattttcaatatattcaTGCTTCAATGGTACTTTGCTGAGGAGTTCAAATTCCTCAGGTGCCTTTTGAAGTACCTGTTCTGCTGCATAGAACCCATCTACTAACAGTGTCTTGCCGCCTGTTCCTTCGTGTTTAAGACAGTGAAACACTTGAATGCTGATGagggaaaacaaaagtaaatcatTCTGTTCAGTGGATAAAAGAGAATATACCAAAATTCTAGAACATTATAAGAAAAGTGATTACTGAACCTACTTGTGTCATTTTCTtgtaatgaagaaagaaatcttatgtCTTCATTGTTTCCCTCATAGTCAGTTACACTTTTTTGTACCTTGAAATATTAATGCTACTATAAGTTTCTTCCAAATGTACATGACATATATTGAAGCCTATATATGTTAGGAtcaggaatacaggcatgaataAGATATAGTCTGTGTTTTTAAGAAGCTGATAGTCTGGTAAGAACAGATAAAGCCAGTACCAGTAAAATTTGCTAGGTACAATAATAAAGTTGTTTACAAAATGTAGTGAGgcccataaaaaggaatgatctGTTTTAGTGGGGCATtctataaagaaatatttgagggaggaaggggctggCTTTGCTTAGTCTTAATGAATGAGCGAGAATTGGACTGGAAAGAGACTTGAAGTGAGGAgagagcattccaggcagagatgAAACATGATTAAGGATATAAGTGTAAAACAACAAGGCATATTACAGGACAAAGGCATAGCATAGAATAGCACAAAATGATTTTAAGCTGTGAAATTCTATGGTCATATTAGCATTTCATAGAGCTGGCTATGATGATGGTGTGAAAGATGGACTGGTAGGATGCAAACTAACAAGAAAAAACTTGGAAAACAACTTGGAGGATGAAGGAGGCAAGAATATAGAATGActccatgttttttattttttacttggaCAACCTTAAAAATGATAATGGTATTTACTAACAGAGAATGCACACAGTTTAGGGGTATGTTAAAATAGTTGAATTATGTATGTCTGAATATGTTACCAGGGAAAGGGAAGATGACTATTAATGGATTAAAAAACTAAAGTAGAATTTTCAAATTAATGAGGTTAAATAAAACtagaatatgtaaaaataaggaaaagtaaactataaagtaaaataagaaataaacataaggaaagatggaaggaagaaaattaagaagaatctaacagaaatacaattaaaatgagAAAGGTCAGTTTTGATCATATTGAACTTTCTGTGAAACTTCTAGGTCAGGATTATTTGGTAGCCAGTGATGTTTAACTCAGAAGAGAGGTAGACTGGAGTTTGGTGATACTTAGAGGTAAGAACAAAGAAGAATTCACTTGGAGAGATCATTTCAAGTAAGAAAACCATTAGGAGCAATAATATTTAAGGCATGGATGCCAGAAAATAAGTCAGCAAAGGAGGGTGATAGTGACTAAAATGACAATGAtaacagctaatatttattgaacacttaataTGTGTTTGGGAGTATGCTTAGTGCTTTAAATTTATTATGTAATTTAATATCTTAGCAATACTAATGGACATGTTGTATTACTatacttcattttacagatgaaaaaactgaagcATGGAGATTTTTAACTTGTCCAAGATGACAAATCTAATAATACATGTTCATGCTGGAATGCAAATCCAGGTCTTGTTGATGCCACAGTCTTAACTCTCAAACACTATTACTATACTGCCAATCTACTTGGTCCTTGCTGCCATTGATTAGAAAGGGTAAAATTAAAGGCATAAATGGTTGCTTATCTTTGGTGTTAGTCATAGAAGGAAGGGTTACTCCATATTGAACCTCAATCCCTATCCAGctgtctcattttatttcctctttcttttttctgcatctcctaAAATGAGGATGCAGGGCTGTCGGTCTCTCCATATATTGACACAATTAAGTAGGATCTCTAAAAGCTGATCTTATTTTTCCTTGCCTGAACCAAATGTTCTTAAATCCAAACTCTTAAAGGAAATCAATGCAGTAACAATCAACTGCATTATTATCACCCTAAATAACAAGCCAGCAGCCTCTAATAAGCAGCAAACCACAGGGGAATTAAGAACAGTATATATCATCTTTTACTCAATAACTACTCTTGATGCAAAAaaggttatttttcagttattccTTCTCTCCAAATGATAAATCAGATTCAAATTCCTTTTAATACCATACTCAAAATGGCAGTGTTTTTTGGACTGATCCCTTTTGtaataaaacaactaaatgtaagaaaaatgtacaaattaCAAAACTTATAGTTAGCCAATACTTTTTAGTAGGTTATAGTTActtcagaaaaatgtaaatttaacaaaattagacTTGATTTGTGTAGTATGGTGGTGAGTTTTCAAtcacttaaatttttattgtatgaATCTAAAGAAGATTGAGCTAGGGTATTTCAAAATGATCATGTttctagggaaagaaaaagaaacagtcagACAAATCCAGAGCAGTAGATATGATCTTGGGtcaaaatagaatagaaaaggATTAAAAAACTACTCAGGGCCATCACATATAAAGGACCCTACTCTGGAAAAGACTAATCCACTTACCCACAGGGCTCCTGAAAATAGGTAGTATCAGTGTGCCGATCCAGAGCTAGCTTGGTGTATGCAGTGTCACCTCTGGAAAAGTCTGAAGTGAAATACCACATCCTCCCATAGATGGTTTCTCTATCaagtgaaataaaggaagaattattagttaattgaaaatttcatttgtcttcaAAAACTGTTTCCTATACCTTCTTTAGTTACTCCTAAATAATTATATGGTATTTTCGATTCCAGGTTTCCATCTGTAAATGGAAATTGAGAATTCTGTCACTGATTAATATTCTAGGAAATTGAGGTGAAAACTGTGGGAGCATAAATATATTCCAATAGCTTAGTGAATCATCCCACTTTGCTTATATGCCTACTTTTAATAATCTTCTTATTCAGGGTTATTCCCTGTGTTTACCTTCATTTCATAGACAAGGATGATGTAGCTGCTTCTAgctgtttattttacttaatttttataattgttatcttacattaatattcttatttttcaatagTAGTATTAACTTTCTATTATCTTGGATAATCTATCAAGTTTGCAAGGGTGACTGAAGGGTTTCCATATTATTCATATGGCATAGTAGTGATTCATTTTAAGtcttcatttatcttttggacatggaggaataaggaaaagagaaaagagcattTTACATTACAAGTATTTAGTGAGAATTGCTGTATTGTAATTGCTGCATTTCTCCTTAAGGTATACATCACAGATTTTGATTTTGTACTTATTTTCCTAGGTAAGATCTGACCAATGGTCACTTTAATTCTTTAGTTTTCAAAGGTCACCTTATTCTCTGAACTCAAGTACGAACAGGAAATGTTCTTCCTTTTACTCAAAGTTTTCAAGCTCTCTCAATTTATTGCTTACCAGCAGTTTCTTTTACTTGAAAGTTCTCAAGATTGTGTTTCAAACTGAATAGCTCACAAATGCTACTGATTATGCTCTATTAGAACAGGGCAAATGACCCATCATAATATCTGATACACAATGAACTACATCTGGGTCATATTAAATAAAAGCCAAGAGCTAGTTAAAATGAAGTAGGTTTATATCACATTTAATCCTATAGTAGATCCATCTATATGCCAACTAGAAATGCAGATGAAAAGAACAGTGTAATCAGAAAACTATTTAAATCTCAGTTCTACTGATTGCTGTCAGAGCAATCCTGGGAATGTCATTTAGTATATCTTAATGTCAGGTGTCCCATTAGTCTAACTGGAGATAAAACACACAATTATCAGGGTTACTATaatgaccaaaataaaataatgggtaTGAGTGTGCTGGTTAAGTGATATTACATAATGCTTTAAGGAAGCATTATTAAAACCAATATCTGAATCAAGACCTAAGACTCACAGAGGATCAAAACTGGATGACATCATATTATTCAATTTCTTCTGAGATAGGAAAATAGAAGACAATGAgagattttatgtgtgtgtgtgtgtttgtgtacatatgtgtgtaaatggaCTTACCTATGGTCACATAACTGCTTGACAATAGAACTCAGACTACTTTTCAGTTCTCTTTACTTGCAGTGGTCTTTCTAATGTACAATGGTAACTCTTACTTTGAGGATAGTGATACTGAGGGCtacataaatatatgaatagTTTTGAAGTCTTCATTATATTTACCAATTTAACATATAAGTGTCTTTAGGGATTAGAAATCTAGTCCTCAAATAAAGCACTATAAGTTGGAGTCCCCTTATTCAGGCTGAAAAATATTCTGGATTGTAAGCAAGGGTGAACATTCCTTCTACATAGGCTCTGTACATTAATTCTATGGATTTCATAAAGCTAATAAATTACCTGATTAAGCTGATCCTTTTTGCCAACTTTTCTGTGTGCTCTTGAGTGGGAGGGACATTTTCTACAAATGCAATTCCATAGAGCAGAAAGTTTTGTAGAAACTTCTTCAGTCCCTCATTTGTTTCTAAGAAACTCTGGAAATCTACAGATGGAACTTGGGCTTGCTGGTAGATTTCAGCATTCCATAATATTCTAGGGTGGATAACCTTCTGTTTTTGCCCTTCATAGCTATTTTTCACCAGCCAATCCAATTCATATCTAGTCACATGACCATCTGGCCCtgttaaggaaaaaaagacattaaaaaactAATTATATGTACTGCTGAACCATTGGCACTCAAGCTTGATGTATTGActgaataaaaacatatacatgGATGTAATATTTCCTTCTTAGATTTAAAGTATACCTATCTTTTGTATACTAGTCTTGTGTATTATTTATTGAATCACAAAATATGcacaaaaatttcaaattcattttgattattttaaatcatctatTATACGACAATAAGTAAATAATagcttcaaatttatttaaaaataaaaaataattatacatactgaaaataattttctggttAATAATGTTAATTCTTATGCCTGTAATTACAACACTGAAGAGGTTGAAgaaggaggatcaccagtttgaggccagcctggattacatagaaactgtgtctcaaaaaatgtCAATTCTTAGCGACTGGTTACCCAGTATATTATTGTTCAGGAAATCAAAGTAAGATGAGTACCTAGAATGTCTTTGAGATAAGAAATAGTTGTGAGTTGAGTAGTATTcaggaataaatgaatgcataaacaAATCTTCCCAGAAGGTAAATAAGTTTATAGAAACATAACTACATATAAAGGACTTTATGGAATATTCATTAAgttaacaaaaaattataaaaattataaaccctACAAACTTATTCTACTAGGCACTGACTCCCCTTGTCCCCAATCCCTATCTCCCACTTAGACACAAACTGAGAATCTTTGAGCTAAAGGGACTaatcttcatttcacagatggtGAAAACATTAGTGACTCAAGGTCACAAACTAAGataggttgagtatcccttatccaaaatagttgggaccagaagtgtttcagggTTTGGATTTTTCAGtttgggaatatttgcatagaatttatgaaatttaaatttttgaaatttaggTTTCAAATTTTTGGGTTAAGCATGCTTAATCTGTACCACAGTTGGAACTAGAATACCTTCTTTTTGGCAGTTCAGTACTATTCTACATTGCCTTCCTCTTCTAAATGATTTAAGGCATTCTTCTGTAACAATATAACATCAACATAACATGATAAAGTGACTTCATAAATGACTTTGcccactgtggaaaacaacacTTGAAAACTTACCCCCAAAACTCTAGAAAAACTTCATGGAGCAAAAGGAGGCACCAGAAGGGCTAAAAGGTCTTGtaattctctcctctttcccttatTCCCCTTGATATGAAAGTATGACACATACTGTAACAATTTGGACAGCACAAAAAgtaagaggaaattgaaaatcaTCTGTTCTTATCATGTTATCACCCAGATGAAAGCATGACTGACAACTTTgcatcattatttcatttttaaaatattcttttgctttacatatatgtaatgtaaaatatacaaaacattGTACCATATCAAtgtcacatttaaaaaatcatcacaTCATTTTACATGCATATActtttaattagtgtatattaaataATGGGttcgttgtgacattttcatacatgctatAAAGTACTCTGAGTGTATTCATTTCATTACCTAATCTCATGTCCCCTATGCCCTTCCTTTgatcctcttcctcttcattaATAGTTCTCTTCTAGTTTCATGTCATTgtttctaaattccacatataagagaaaacgtAGTACTTGCCTTTTTGAgtatggcttattttgcttaatatggtgactccagttccatccattttcctgaaaatgatataattttgttctttatggatgaataaaactccattgtgtatatatactgcattttctttatccattcatcagttattgggcacctaggctgattccataacttggctgttatgaatagtacTACTGTGAACACGGgtgtgtacaggtatctctattgtatgctgactttgattccttcaggtatatgccgaAGAATGGTATAGCAGTATCATATAGtatttttgaggaccctccatactgatttctatagtggttggACTAAACTACATTATCATCAATAGTGTATAAGGACTGTCAGGGCTGTATCACATGGCAGCTCCATTtttataatgtaccttgatcaaatgTACCTCTTCTATTACCCTTTCTAATCCCCACTCCTCCTTTTTAGTTTCTAGTGAATtttattatgctgttttcatgcatacatataatgctcttagatcatattcatcccctatcactatctcctttctctctcaccctcccactggttcccttCCCCAAACAGTTCTCCTTTTTCATTCATGTCATATTCTTATTGTGCTATTATTTTAGATTCTGCATGTAAGAGCAAAtaagcaatatttgtctttctgaacttacTTTACTcaattacataattttatttttctttatggttaaacacacacacacacacacacacacatatatatatctcacattttctttatccattcatctgttgatggacacctagactgattaaataactttgctattgtgaatagtgctgcaataaacatgagtatgcaggtatGGCTATTGTATGGCAACTTGTAGTCCTTCTGGTATATGGGCAAGAGTGGTATAGTAGAGTCacatggtaggtctatttttagttttctgaggaaccgcCACACTAATTTGTATAGTTGCTgcgctaatttacattcccatcaacagtgctTAAGGGTTccatttttcctcacatcctcaccagcacttgtttttgttttcttgatgctagccacAGTAATTAGGATGAGATGGgactcagtgtcattttgatatGATTTCCTTCATCActaaagatgttaaacatttcatgtatttattagccatgtgtacttcttttgagtactgtctgttcaattcatttgcccatttactaattggattaATTCTTTtcgtgtttaattttttgagttcttcatataATCTGGACATTAATCCTTTGCTGAAtaggcaaaggttttctcccatctgtataggctgtctcttcattctggcaaTTGTATCCTTTGATGTGCAGCTTAAATCTGACACCATTCTAATAGTCAGTTCTTGttctatttcctgagcaattagagtcctattcagaaagttgttgtcCATACCTACAAGTGTgttccctatattttcttctaagtagtttcaaagtttcagatcttatgttaAGATATTTGatctatttaattaaattttgaaCAGAATTAGAAGTAgcggtctagtttcagtcttctacatgtagatattcagtttttccaacaccatttgttgaagagattgtttTTCTCcaatgtctgtttttggcacctttgtcaaggtCACATGGTTGTAGCTCTGTGGGCTTATAAACtgatcttctattccattggtctatgtgtttttgtgccactaccctgcttgttttgttactatgacttGGTAGCataatttaaagtcaggtattgtgatatctccagcattgctctttttgctcagaattgctatttgaggtcttttatgcttccatatgaattttaggattgatttttctatttatctgaagaatgacattggaatttttatggggattgaaTAGAatgtatagattgcttttggtagtatggccattttcacaatattaattctgctataCATGGATGTCCCATGTCTGTGTCTTTTaatcttctagtgtctttttcaatttatcctttcaatgttttatagttttcattgtagaggtcattcacttccttAGAATTCATCAGCAGATCCTtgtggtcctgggcttttctttgtggaAGACTGTTTTTTAGTGTTTCAATCTCATAGCTTGATACAGACCTGTTTAAGTGGTTTACAtgcttttggttcaattttgataagTCATatctctagaaatttttccatttctcctagATTTACAGTttgttagaatataagtttttaaagtattccacAATGATTATTTGAATTTCATTAGTGCTTGTTGTGCTAtcacctttttcatttctaattttattaatttggatcctGTCTCTCTTTCGTTTGGATAGTTTGTTTGGGTAAGGGTTGTCAATCTGGTTTATCTTTTTAAACAACCAagtctttgtttctttgattttttgtaTTGCTCTTTTAgtctctacttcattaatttctgccctgatctgtGTTATTTTTTCTGTCTACTGCTTTTGGGTTTAGATTGTTCCTGTTCTAAGACTGTGAGATACACCATTAAGTTATTAATTTAATTCTCTCTGATTTAaataggcactcatagctataaaattattttgcctttgctgtgtcccagaggttctagtaagttgtgttctcattttcattttattctatgattttcttgatttccctcaaatttcttcagtgacccaatGATCACTCAAACACACTGTTCAGTCTtgatgtgtttgaatatttttttattttcttttgctgttgatttctagatttactccattgtggtctgataaaatacaaagtttcaattttcttatatttgctaagactttatggtttttttaaaagctgtttttttctttattcatatattcatatgtgcatacattgtttgggtcatttctccctcctatcccctgtcccctccttctctccccaccctccttgcttccaggcagaacctgttctgcccttttctccaattttgttgacgagaagacataagcaataataagaaagacaaactgtttttgctagttgaggtaaggatagctatacagagaaattcctaccattgcttccatgaacaagtgtattaaaacccgaattgattcatctctaccagacctcttcactacttcctggtcaccttccaatACTGACCTCTGccgcttttcattttatttaaattaaattaatcatttttattattcatatgtacatacaatgcttgggtcatttctccccccctgcccccaccccctccctcaccacccactccgccccctccctctccccccccaccccctcaatacccagcagaaactattttgcccttatctctaattttattgaagacagagtataagcaataataggaaggaacaagggtttttgctagttgagatacggatagctatacaggaagttgactcacattactttcctgtgcatgtgtgttaccttctaggttaattctttttgatctcacctttactctagttcctggtccccttctcctattggcttcagttgcttttaggatatctgctttagtttctctgcgttgagggcagcaagtgctagctaattttttaggtgtcttacctatcctcacccctcccttgtgtgctcgcgcttttatcttgtgctcaaagtccaatccccttgttgtgttagcCCTTGATctatgtccgcatatgagggagaacatatgatttttggtcttttgggctaggctattAGTTTTGGACAATGTTCCATAGCTGTTGGAAAGAATGTATTCTGTGGTTGTTGagtaatattctgtagatgtctattaagtccatttgatgtatAGTAACATTTAATTCAGAagcttctttgttgatttttttgtctagatgacttaTGTCTACGGTGACAGTGGAGTATTAAAGTCAACCCCTATTATTGTGTTTGGGTCTATCTGTGATTTTATGTccagtaatgtttgttttatgaaattgggtgaaaCAACATTCAGTACATACATGCTTACATTTGTTATGTACTCTTGATGGATTGCTTCCTTATGAAGgaatcttctttgtctcttctgactaattttggtcttaagtctgctttgtcagatatgagtatagcttctcctgcttgctttctggctccattttcttttttttttcttttatttatatgtgtatacaatgtttgggtcatttctcccccttttcccccgccccctcccttatccccgccaccccctcactaccaggcagaaactactttgcccttatctctcatggctccattttcttggaatatcTTTCCCCATCTTTTCTActtaagcctgtgtttgtctttgccagtgaggcaAACAAATGTttagatcttgttttttaatctccAATCTTTTAATTagggaattgagtccattaacattcacagTTATTATCAAAAGATATGCATTAATTCCTTTCCATCTGTTGTTTTTGGAGTTTTATTCTTCCATAATTATAATTTGCTTATCAGTctgtctagtgagatttattctttcccatattttcatggttgtatttatcttcttctgtgtgtaggatttcttCAGGTATGCTCTGGAGTTCTGGCTTAGGTGATTATGAATTCTTTTGTGTTTACCATAgaaggtttttgtttctgttataaATGATGGCTTTGCTAGATATAGTAATCTAGTtgggcagttattttctttcagggcttgaaatacaacATTCCATGCCTTCCTggattttagagtttctgtttagaaatctgaTGCTATTCTGATGGGTTCTCCTTTATATGTGATTTGGCAcctctctcttgcagctttcaatattctttccttgttttatgTACTAAATGTATTAACTATTTTATATAATGTGTGAGGTTTGCTTTTGTATATTGGTCTTTGTTTGAGACTTAAAAGACTCCTGTATGTGAATGACTAtctt
Coding sequences:
- the Tmlhe gene encoding trimethyllysine dioxygenase, mitochondrial isoform X1; the encoded protein is MWCHRLSHLQSRFHSLLKGRVICQVPEQLNFKNLFPLAIHWHHTASKSLNCAWQQHGDHFELNYANTVMRFDYVWLRDHCRSASCYNSKTHQRSLDTASVDLCIRPKTIHLDETILSFTWPDGHVTRYELDWLVKNSYEGQKQKVIHPRILWNAEIYQQAQVPSVDFQSFLETNEGLKKFLQNFLLYGIAFVENVPPTQEHTEKLAKRISLIRETIYGRMWYFTSDFSRGDTAYTKLALDRHTDTTYFQEPCGIQVFHCLKHEGTGGKTLLVDGFYAAEQVLQKAPEEFELLSKVPLKHEYIENTGECHNHMIGVGPVLNIYPWNKELYLIRYNNYDRAVINTVPYDVVHRWYIAHRTLTTELRKPENELWVKLKPGKVLFIDNWRVLHGRESFTGYRQLCGCYLTRDDVLNTARLLGLQA
- the Tmlhe gene encoding trimethyllysine dioxygenase, mitochondrial isoform X3; protein product: MRFDYVWLRDHCRSASCYNSKTHQRSLDTASVDLCIRPKTIHLDETILSFTWPDGHVTRYELDWLVKNSYEGQKQKVIHPRILWNAEIYQQAQVPSVDFQSFLETNEGLKKFLQNFLLYGIAFVENVPPTQEHTEKLAKRISLIRETIYGRMWYFTSDFSRGDTAYTKLALDRHTDTTYFQEPCGIQVFHCLKHEGTGGKTLLVDGFYAAEQVLQKAPEEFELLSKVPLKHEYIENTGECHNHMIGVGPVLNIYPWNKELYLIRYNNYDRAVINTVPYDVVHRWYIAHRTLTTELRKPENELWVKLKPGKVLFIDNWRVLHGRESFTGYRQLCGCYLTRDDVLNTARLLGLQA
- the Tmlhe gene encoding trimethyllysine dioxygenase, mitochondrial isoform X2, giving the protein MWCHRLSHLQSRFHSLLKGRVICQVPEQLNFKNLFPLAIHWHHTASKSLNCAWQQHGDHFGPDGHVTRYELDWLVKNSYEGQKQKVIHPRILWNAEIYQQAQVPSVDFQSFLETNEGLKKFLQNFLLYGIAFVENVPPTQEHTEKLAKRISLIRETIYGRMWYFTSDFSRGDTAYTKLALDRHTDTTYFQEPCGIQVFHCLKHEGTGGKTLLVDGFYAAEQVLQKAPEEFELLSKVPLKHEYIENTGECHNHMIGVGPVLNIYPWNKELYLIRYNNYDRAVINTVPYDVVHRWYIAHRTLTTELRKPENELWVKLKPGKVLFIDNWRVLHGRESFTGYRQLCGCYLTRDDVLNTARLLGLQA